The following proteins come from a genomic window of Oncorhynchus clarkii lewisi isolate Uvic-CL-2024 chromosome 23, UVic_Ocla_1.0, whole genome shotgun sequence:
- the LOC139381157 gene encoding myocardin-related transcription factor A-like isoform X3 codes for MVVAVAPGSAPSPRSESVTNELQEMTLQPASNDMPVRDRKNVLQLKLQQRRTREELVSQGIMPPLKSPAAFHEQRRNLERARTEDYLKRKIRSRPERSELVRMHILEETSAEPSLQAKQLQLKRARLADDLNDKISHRPGPIELIHKNILPVDLDCRLQHSLLDSPKGAGESSLDEDSSDAFSPDTLANHDSPLGPLSQMSPSDMLTQKKDMSPSQLFSQFLTQVPPPPPLLVNGQDSLPPQKLTNGTVMSGASRPATGQTKSKPSLERPPQRPKKAKDNKPKVKKLKYHQYIPPDQKADREPPPQLDSTYTKILHQQQLFLQLQILHQQQQHYNYHTILPAPPKPPAEQPPSTNPAPSLLRSVPPTTPAPSNPNGSSRQSQTPVGGTKPLMLPANLDDFKVAELKQELKLRCLTVSGTKMDLIERLRNYQEQNGLDRAGVTATVTPKPSQPTPPHASTQPAGSISPAPPQAGTNPHTHHSGEATGKIPAFSLAQSAAPACILRFGSTSSSPPVSPTPSERSLAVMSPDETSCNGDVFGEMVSSPLTQLSLHPSPQHHSPASIKEENQGHLSTCSLSQSRHSPTELQPAAPPQELLAGATMEASPLDKDQMLQEKDKQIEELTRMLRQKQRLVENLRSQLEQGKQTGAVREMEGVQGVVVNGYAQEAQTTPIKASTILHLSLTNTDMVRVKKEVDTEERMEGVDEAQPTQCSQQTLLKLQQIPRIQVEQQTQQILQTQQLKQQQAQQPQIQLLQTHSQQQQQQQTQQHSKQLQQQQTQQMQQQTTSAQLLFQQQLIIQQKQLQLQAKQLQDKQLQAKQLQAKQLQDKQLQDKQLQDKQLQAKQLQDKQLQDKQLQVLQRKQQRQYQRQQQNKQPSQTVTPQQVTPVFISQHNGTQVPAQTFSLDLLKSGTTPTLVTDGNGNHYLIALTNNSAEGQNGVTSLGKNSGSQRITLQRLQSTPSKLPSQLPAEMLSPDTQSKQQLQPGPVNQSIKKKAGLHLETNGITNGVPEPTQSVSAPPNLHPFFGEVSNLSESQSTPPPSLKENGLSSQQMDDLFDILLKSGEISGFRANPDPSLAQNHSNPPTPPSSPLHISPSTTPPEPSLPTVPSQQPSPSPCTGSGRLEDFLESTTGTPLLGVEPDGGLTLIDDLHSQMLSTPSILDHPPSPVDMDTSDLGFSTHPAGLDFGDPALDSMDWLDISMGGGGGRTSLAPLGPHSPPSVFSADFLDSSDLTLHWDSCL; via the exons TCCTCCAGCTCAAACTACAGCAGAGACGCACCCGGGAGGAGCTGGTCAGCCAAGGGATCATGCCAC CACTGAAGAGTCCGGCTGCCTTCCACGAGCAGCGGAGGAATCTGGAGAGAGCCAGG acTGAGGACTATCTGAAGAGGAAGATCAGGAGTCGTCCTGAGCGCTCAGAGCTGGTCAGGATGCACATACTGGAGG AGACGTCAGCAGAGCCGTCTCTGCAGGCCAAGCAGCTGCAGCTGAAGAGGGCCAGGCTGGCTGATGACCTCAATGATAAGATCTCCCACAGACCTGGTCCTATAGAGCTCATCCACAAGAACATCCTGCCTGTCGACCTGGACTGTCGTCTGCAGCACTCACTACTGG ATTCTCCAAAGGGTGCAGGAGAATCCTCATTGGACGAGGACAGCAGTGATGCATTTTCTCCGGATACGCTAGCCAATCACGACTCTCCACTGGGTCCACTCTCTCAGATGTCCCCCTCTGACATGCTCACTCAGAAAAAGGACATGTCCCCCTCACAGCTA TTTTCTCAGTTCCTTACCCAGGTCCCACCACCACCTCCGCTGTTGGTGAATGGCCAAGACTCATTGCCACCACAGAAGCTGACCAATGGGACAGTGATGTCGGGAGCTTCCCGCCCTGCTACTGGTCAGACCAAG tcGAAACCCAGTTTGGAGCGGCCCCCCCAGAGGCCTAAGAAGGCCAAAGACAACAAGCCCAAGGTGAAGAAGCTCAAGTACCACCAGTACATCCCTCCGGACCAGAAGGCTGACCGGGAGCCTCCCCCTCAGCTGGACTCCACCTACACCAAGATCCTCCACCAGCAGCAGCTGTTCCTCCAGCTGCAGATTctccaccagcagcagcagcactataACTACCACACCATCCTCCCAGCACCACCCAA ACCACCTGCAGAGCAACCACCTTCAACCAACCCCGCCCCTTCCCTTTTGCGCAGTGTTCCCCCGACGACCCCTGCCCCTTCCAATCCAAATGGGTCCAGTCGTCAGAGCCAAACCCCTGTGGGAGGGACCAAACCTTTGATGCTACCAGCCAACCTGGATGACTTCAAA gtTGCTGAGCTGAAACAGGAGCTGAAACTACGGTGTCTGACCGTGTCTGGCACCAAGATGGATCTGATCGAGAGGCTGAGGAACTACCAGGAGCAGAACGGTTTAGATCGAGCTGGTGTTACTGCTACTGTAACCCCTAAACCCAGCCAACCAACCCCACCGCACGCCTCAACCCAACCTGCTGGCTCCATCAGCCCTGCCCCCCCCCAGGCCGGAACTAATCCGCACACCCACCATTCAGGAGAGGCAACAGGGAAAATACCCGCTTTCTCATTGGCTCAGAGTGCCGCTCCGGCCTGTATTTTGAGGTTTGGCAGTACGAGCTCCTCCCCTCCAGTCTCCCCCACCCCGTCAGAACGGTCTCTGGCGGTGATGAGCCCTGACGAGACCAGCTGTAATGGAGACGTGTTCGGGGAGATGGTGAGCTCTCCCCTGACCCAGCTCAGCCTGCACCCCTCTCCACAGCACCACTCCCCAGCCTCCATCAAAGAGGAGAACCAGGGTCACTTATCCACCTGCAGCCTCTCCCAGTCCCGTCATTCTCCCACCGAGCTTCAGCCTGCCGCCCCACCTCAGGAGCTCCTAGCCGGGGCAACCATGGAGGCCTCCCCCTTGGACAAGGACCAGATGCTTCAGGAGAAGGACAAGCAGATTGAGGAGCTGACACGCATGCTGAGGCAGAAACAGAGGCTGGTGGAGAACCTGCGCTCCCAATTGGAGCAGGGGAAACAGACTGGagcagtgagagagatggagggagtacaGGGAGTGGTGGTGAACGGTTATGCCCAGGAGGCCCAAACCACCCCCATCAAAGCCTCtaccatcctccatctctctctcaccaacacaGACATGGTGAGGGTCAAGAAGGAGGTAGACACAGAAgaaaggatggagggagtggacGAGGCTCAGCCGACACAGTGCTCTCAGCAGACCCTGCTCAAACTGCAGCAGATCCCCCGGATACAGGTTGAACAACAGACACAACAAATACTACAGACACAACAACTGAAACAACAGCAGGCACAACAACCACAGATACAACTACTACAGACacactcacaacaacaacaacaacaacagacacaacagcatTCCAAACAGCTCCAGCAACAACAGACACAGCAGATGCAGCAGCAGACAACTTCGGCTCAGTTGTTATTCCAGCAACAGCTGATCATCCAGCAGAAACAGCTCCAGCTGCAGGCCAAACAGCTGCAGGACAAACAGCTGCAGGCCAAACAGCTGCAGGCCAAACAGCTGCAGGACAAACAGCTGCAGGACAAACAGCTGCAGGACAAACAGCTGCAGGCCAAACAGCTGCAGGACAAACAGCTGCAGGACAAACAGCTGCAAGTACTGCAGAGGAAGCAGCAGAGACAGTACCAGAGACAGCAGCAGAACAAACAACCGAGTCAgacagtcaccccacaacag GTCACTCCAGTCTTCATCAGCCAACATAATGGCACCCAGGTCCCCGCCCAGACCTTCTCATTGGACCTCCTCAAATCGGGCACCACGCCCACCCTGGTCACCGACGGCAATGGCAACCACTACCTGATAGCACTGACCAATAACAGTGCAGAGGGCCAAAACGGCGTGACCTCATTGGGAAAAAACAGTGGATCGCAACGCATCACACTGCAG AGATTGCAGTCAACTCCAAGTAAGCTCCCAAGCCAATTGCCAGCTGAGATGCTGAGCCCCGATACCCAATCAAAACAACAGTTACAACCAGGCCCTGTCAACCAGTCTATCAAAAAG AAGGCAGGTCTACATCTGGAAACAAATGGCATAACCAATGGGGTGCCAGAGCCCACTCAATCTGTCTCCGCCCCGCCCAATCTCCATCCTTTCTTTGGCGAGGTGTCCAACTTGTCTGAAAGCCAAagcacccctcccccctccctcaag GAGAACGGGCTGAGCAGTCAACAGATGGACGATCTGTTTGACATCCTCTTGAAGAGTGGTG AAATCTCTGGATTCCGAGCCAACCCAGACCCTTCCCTGGCCCAAAACCACtccaacccccccacccctccctcgtCCCCTCTCCACATCTCGCCGTCCACCACCCCCCCGGAGCCCTCCCTGCCCACTGTGCCTTCCCAGCAGCCCTCGCCATCACCCTGCACAGGAAGTGGTCGCCTGGAGGACTTCCTAGAGAGCACCACGGGCACGCCCCTCCTGGGGGTGGAGCCTGATGGCGGTCTGACTTTGATTGATGACCTCCACAGCCAAATGCTGAGCACCCCCAGCATCCTGGACCATCCCCCCTCCCCGGTGGACATGGACACTAGCGACCTGGGCTTCTCCACCCACCCGGCAGGGCTTGACTTCGGCGACCCAGCCCTGGACAGCATGGACTGGCTGGACATCTCTATGGGTGGTGGAGGTGGGAGGACGAGTCTCGCCCCTCTGGGCCCCCACTCGCCCCCCAGTGTGTTCTCAGCGGACTTCCTGGACAGCTCGGACCTCACTCTGCACTGGGACTCCTGTTTGTAG
- the LOC139381157 gene encoding myocardin-related transcription factor A-like isoform X4 has translation MVVAVAPGSAPSPRSESVTNELQEMTLQPASNDMPVRDRKNVLQLKLQQRRTREELVSQGIMPPLKSPAAFHEQRRNLERARTEDYLKRKIRSRPERSELVRMHILEETSAEPSLQAKQLQLKRARLADDLNDKISHRPGPIELIHKNILPVDLDCRLQHSLLDSPKGAGESSLDEDSSDAFSPDTLANHDSPLGPLSQMSPSDMLTQKKDMSPSQLFLTQVPPPPPLLVNGQDSLPPQKLTNGTVMSGASRPATGQTKSKPSLERPPQRPKKAKDNKPKVKKLKYHQYIPPDQKADREPPPQLDSTYTKILHQQQLFLQLQILHQQQQHYNYHTILPAPPKPPAEQPPSTNPAPSLLRSVPPTTPAPSNPNGSSRQSQTPVGGTKPLMLPANLDDFKVAELKQELKLRCLTVSGTKMDLIERLRNYQEQNGLDRAGVTATVTPKPSQPTPPHASTQPAGSISPAPPQAGTNPHTHHSGEATGKIPAFSLAQSAAPACILRFGSTSSSPPVSPTPSERSLAVMSPDETSCNGDVFGEMVSSPLTQLSLHPSPQHHSPASIKEENQGHLSTCSLSQSRHSPTELQPAAPPQELLAGATMEASPLDKDQMLQEKDKQIEELTRMLRQKQRLVENLRSQLEQGKQTGAVREMEGVQGVVVNGYAQEAQTTPIKASTILHLSLTNTDMVRVKKEVDTEERMEGVDEAQPTQCSQQTLLKLQQIPRIQVEQQTQQILQTQQLKQQQAQQPQIQLLQTHSQQQQQQQTQQHSKQLQQQQTQQMQQQTTSAQLLFQQQLIIQQKQLQLQAKQLQDKQLQAKQLQAKQLQDKQLQDKQLQDKQLQAKQLQDKQLQDKQLQVLQRKQQRQYQRQQQNKQPSQTVTPQQVTPVFISQHNGTQVPAQTFSLDLLKSGTTPTLVTDGNGNHYLIALTNNSAEGQNGVTSLGKNSGSQRITLQRLQSTPSKLPSQLPAEMLSPDTQSKQQLQPGPVNQSIKKKAGLHLETNGITNGVPEPTQSVSAPPNLHPFFGEVSNLSESQSTPPPSLKENGLSSQQMDDLFDILLKSGEISGFRANPDPSLAQNHSNPPTPPSSPLHISPSTTPPEPSLPTVPSQQPSPSPCTGSGRLEDFLESTTGTPLLGVEPDGGLTLIDDLHSQMLSTPSILDHPPSPVDMDTSDLGFSTHPAGLDFGDPALDSMDWLDISMGGGGGRTSLAPLGPHSPPSVFSADFLDSSDLTLHWDSCL, from the exons TCCTCCAGCTCAAACTACAGCAGAGACGCACCCGGGAGGAGCTGGTCAGCCAAGGGATCATGCCAC CACTGAAGAGTCCGGCTGCCTTCCACGAGCAGCGGAGGAATCTGGAGAGAGCCAGG acTGAGGACTATCTGAAGAGGAAGATCAGGAGTCGTCCTGAGCGCTCAGAGCTGGTCAGGATGCACATACTGGAGG AGACGTCAGCAGAGCCGTCTCTGCAGGCCAAGCAGCTGCAGCTGAAGAGGGCCAGGCTGGCTGATGACCTCAATGATAAGATCTCCCACAGACCTGGTCCTATAGAGCTCATCCACAAGAACATCCTGCCTGTCGACCTGGACTGTCGTCTGCAGCACTCACTACTGG ATTCTCCAAAGGGTGCAGGAGAATCCTCATTGGACGAGGACAGCAGTGATGCATTTTCTCCGGATACGCTAGCCAATCACGACTCTCCACTGGGTCCACTCTCTCAGATGTCCCCCTCTGACATGCTCACTCAGAAAAAGGACATGTCCCCCTCACAGCTA TTCCTTACCCAGGTCCCACCACCACCTCCGCTGTTGGTGAATGGCCAAGACTCATTGCCACCACAGAAGCTGACCAATGGGACAGTGATGTCGGGAGCTTCCCGCCCTGCTACTGGTCAGACCAAG tcGAAACCCAGTTTGGAGCGGCCCCCCCAGAGGCCTAAGAAGGCCAAAGACAACAAGCCCAAGGTGAAGAAGCTCAAGTACCACCAGTACATCCCTCCGGACCAGAAGGCTGACCGGGAGCCTCCCCCTCAGCTGGACTCCACCTACACCAAGATCCTCCACCAGCAGCAGCTGTTCCTCCAGCTGCAGATTctccaccagcagcagcagcactataACTACCACACCATCCTCCCAGCACCACCCAA ACCACCTGCAGAGCAACCACCTTCAACCAACCCCGCCCCTTCCCTTTTGCGCAGTGTTCCCCCGACGACCCCTGCCCCTTCCAATCCAAATGGGTCCAGTCGTCAGAGCCAAACCCCTGTGGGAGGGACCAAACCTTTGATGCTACCAGCCAACCTGGATGACTTCAAA gtTGCTGAGCTGAAACAGGAGCTGAAACTACGGTGTCTGACCGTGTCTGGCACCAAGATGGATCTGATCGAGAGGCTGAGGAACTACCAGGAGCAGAACGGTTTAGATCGAGCTGGTGTTACTGCTACTGTAACCCCTAAACCCAGCCAACCAACCCCACCGCACGCCTCAACCCAACCTGCTGGCTCCATCAGCCCTGCCCCCCCCCAGGCCGGAACTAATCCGCACACCCACCATTCAGGAGAGGCAACAGGGAAAATACCCGCTTTCTCATTGGCTCAGAGTGCCGCTCCGGCCTGTATTTTGAGGTTTGGCAGTACGAGCTCCTCCCCTCCAGTCTCCCCCACCCCGTCAGAACGGTCTCTGGCGGTGATGAGCCCTGACGAGACCAGCTGTAATGGAGACGTGTTCGGGGAGATGGTGAGCTCTCCCCTGACCCAGCTCAGCCTGCACCCCTCTCCACAGCACCACTCCCCAGCCTCCATCAAAGAGGAGAACCAGGGTCACTTATCCACCTGCAGCCTCTCCCAGTCCCGTCATTCTCCCACCGAGCTTCAGCCTGCCGCCCCACCTCAGGAGCTCCTAGCCGGGGCAACCATGGAGGCCTCCCCCTTGGACAAGGACCAGATGCTTCAGGAGAAGGACAAGCAGATTGAGGAGCTGACACGCATGCTGAGGCAGAAACAGAGGCTGGTGGAGAACCTGCGCTCCCAATTGGAGCAGGGGAAACAGACTGGagcagtgagagagatggagggagtacaGGGAGTGGTGGTGAACGGTTATGCCCAGGAGGCCCAAACCACCCCCATCAAAGCCTCtaccatcctccatctctctctcaccaacacaGACATGGTGAGGGTCAAGAAGGAGGTAGACACAGAAgaaaggatggagggagtggacGAGGCTCAGCCGACACAGTGCTCTCAGCAGACCCTGCTCAAACTGCAGCAGATCCCCCGGATACAGGTTGAACAACAGACACAACAAATACTACAGACACAACAACTGAAACAACAGCAGGCACAACAACCACAGATACAACTACTACAGACacactcacaacaacaacaacaacaacagacacaacagcatTCCAAACAGCTCCAGCAACAACAGACACAGCAGATGCAGCAGCAGACAACTTCGGCTCAGTTGTTATTCCAGCAACAGCTGATCATCCAGCAGAAACAGCTCCAGCTGCAGGCCAAACAGCTGCAGGACAAACAGCTGCAGGCCAAACAGCTGCAGGCCAAACAGCTGCAGGACAAACAGCTGCAGGACAAACAGCTGCAGGACAAACAGCTGCAGGCCAAACAGCTGCAGGACAAACAGCTGCAGGACAAACAGCTGCAAGTACTGCAGAGGAAGCAGCAGAGACAGTACCAGAGACAGCAGCAGAACAAACAACCGAGTCAgacagtcaccccacaacag GTCACTCCAGTCTTCATCAGCCAACATAATGGCACCCAGGTCCCCGCCCAGACCTTCTCATTGGACCTCCTCAAATCGGGCACCACGCCCACCCTGGTCACCGACGGCAATGGCAACCACTACCTGATAGCACTGACCAATAACAGTGCAGAGGGCCAAAACGGCGTGACCTCATTGGGAAAAAACAGTGGATCGCAACGCATCACACTGCAG AGATTGCAGTCAACTCCAAGTAAGCTCCCAAGCCAATTGCCAGCTGAGATGCTGAGCCCCGATACCCAATCAAAACAACAGTTACAACCAGGCCCTGTCAACCAGTCTATCAAAAAG AAGGCAGGTCTACATCTGGAAACAAATGGCATAACCAATGGGGTGCCAGAGCCCACTCAATCTGTCTCCGCCCCGCCCAATCTCCATCCTTTCTTTGGCGAGGTGTCCAACTTGTCTGAAAGCCAAagcacccctcccccctccctcaag GAGAACGGGCTGAGCAGTCAACAGATGGACGATCTGTTTGACATCCTCTTGAAGAGTGGTG AAATCTCTGGATTCCGAGCCAACCCAGACCCTTCCCTGGCCCAAAACCACtccaacccccccacccctccctcgtCCCCTCTCCACATCTCGCCGTCCACCACCCCCCCGGAGCCCTCCCTGCCCACTGTGCCTTCCCAGCAGCCCTCGCCATCACCCTGCACAGGAAGTGGTCGCCTGGAGGACTTCCTAGAGAGCACCACGGGCACGCCCCTCCTGGGGGTGGAGCCTGATGGCGGTCTGACTTTGATTGATGACCTCCACAGCCAAATGCTGAGCACCCCCAGCATCCTGGACCATCCCCCCTCCCCGGTGGACATGGACACTAGCGACCTGGGCTTCTCCACCCACCCGGCAGGGCTTGACTTCGGCGACCCAGCCCTGGACAGCATGGACTGGCTGGACATCTCTATGGGTGGTGGAGGTGGGAGGACGAGTCTCGCCCCTCTGGGCCCCCACTCGCCCCCCAGTGTGTTCTCAGCGGACTTCCTGGACAGCTCGGACCTCACTCTGCACTGGGACTCCTGTTTGTAG
- the LOC139381157 gene encoding myocardin-related transcription factor A-like isoform X5 has product MVVAVAPGSAPSPRSESVTNELQEMTLQPASNDMPVRDRKNVLQLKLQQRRTREELVSQGIMPPLKSPAAFHEQRRNLERARTEDYLKRKIRSRPERSELVRMHILEETSAEPSLQAKQLQLKRARLADDLNDKISHRPGPIELIHKNILPVDLDCRLQHSLLDSPKGAGESSLDEDSSDAFSPDTLANHDSPLGPLSQMSPSDMLTQKKDMSPSQLFSQFLTQVPPPPPLLVNGQDSLPPQKLTNGTVMSGASRPATGQTKSKPSLERPPQRPKKAKDNKPKVKKLKYHQYIPPDQKADREPPPQLDSTYTKILHQQQLFLQLQILHQQQQHYNYHTILPAPPKPPAEQPPSTNPAPSLLRSVPPTTPAPSNPNGSSRQSQTPVGGTKPLMLPANLDDFKVAELKQELKLRCLTVSGTKMDLIERLRNYQEQNGLDRAGVTATVTPKPSQPTPPHASTQPAGSISPAPPQAGTNPHTHHSGEATGKIPAFSLAQSAAPACILRFGSTSSSPPVSPTPSERSLAVMSPDETSCNGDVFGEMVSSPLTQLSLHPSPQHHSPASIKEENQGHLSTCSLSQSRHSPTELQPAAPPQELLAGATMEASPLDKDQMLQEKDKQIEELTRMLRQKQRLVENLRSQLEQGKQTGAVREMEGVQGVVVNGYAQEAQTTPIKASTILHLSLTNTDMVRVKKEVDTEERMEGVDEAQPTQCSQQTLLKLQQIPRIQVEQQTQQILQTQQLKQQQAQQPQIQLLQTHSQQQQQQQTQQHSKQLQQQQTQQMQQQTTSAQLLFQQQLIIQQKQLQLQAKQLQDKQLQAKQLQAKQLQDKQLQDKQLQDKQLQAKQLQDKQLQDKQLQVLQRKQQRQYQRQQQNKQPSQTVTPQQVTPVFISQHNGTQVPAQTFSLDLLKSGTTPTLVTDGNGNHYLIALTNNSAEGQNGVTSLGKNSGSQRITLQKAGLHLETNGITNGVPEPTQSVSAPPNLHPFFGEVSNLSESQSTPPPSLKENGLSSQQMDDLFDILLKSGEISGFRANPDPSLAQNHSNPPTPPSSPLHISPSTTPPEPSLPTVPSQQPSPSPCTGSGRLEDFLESTTGTPLLGVEPDGGLTLIDDLHSQMLSTPSILDHPPSPVDMDTSDLGFSTHPAGLDFGDPALDSMDWLDISMGGGGGRTSLAPLGPHSPPSVFSADFLDSSDLTLHWDSCL; this is encoded by the exons TCCTCCAGCTCAAACTACAGCAGAGACGCACCCGGGAGGAGCTGGTCAGCCAAGGGATCATGCCAC CACTGAAGAGTCCGGCTGCCTTCCACGAGCAGCGGAGGAATCTGGAGAGAGCCAGG acTGAGGACTATCTGAAGAGGAAGATCAGGAGTCGTCCTGAGCGCTCAGAGCTGGTCAGGATGCACATACTGGAGG AGACGTCAGCAGAGCCGTCTCTGCAGGCCAAGCAGCTGCAGCTGAAGAGGGCCAGGCTGGCTGATGACCTCAATGATAAGATCTCCCACAGACCTGGTCCTATAGAGCTCATCCACAAGAACATCCTGCCTGTCGACCTGGACTGTCGTCTGCAGCACTCACTACTGG ATTCTCCAAAGGGTGCAGGAGAATCCTCATTGGACGAGGACAGCAGTGATGCATTTTCTCCGGATACGCTAGCCAATCACGACTCTCCACTGGGTCCACTCTCTCAGATGTCCCCCTCTGACATGCTCACTCAGAAAAAGGACATGTCCCCCTCACAGCTA TTTTCTCAGTTCCTTACCCAGGTCCCACCACCACCTCCGCTGTTGGTGAATGGCCAAGACTCATTGCCACCACAGAAGCTGACCAATGGGACAGTGATGTCGGGAGCTTCCCGCCCTGCTACTGGTCAGACCAAG tcGAAACCCAGTTTGGAGCGGCCCCCCCAGAGGCCTAAGAAGGCCAAAGACAACAAGCCCAAGGTGAAGAAGCTCAAGTACCACCAGTACATCCCTCCGGACCAGAAGGCTGACCGGGAGCCTCCCCCTCAGCTGGACTCCACCTACACCAAGATCCTCCACCAGCAGCAGCTGTTCCTCCAGCTGCAGATTctccaccagcagcagcagcactataACTACCACACCATCCTCCCAGCACCACCCAA ACCACCTGCAGAGCAACCACCTTCAACCAACCCCGCCCCTTCCCTTTTGCGCAGTGTTCCCCCGACGACCCCTGCCCCTTCCAATCCAAATGGGTCCAGTCGTCAGAGCCAAACCCCTGTGGGAGGGACCAAACCTTTGATGCTACCAGCCAACCTGGATGACTTCAAA gtTGCTGAGCTGAAACAGGAGCTGAAACTACGGTGTCTGACCGTGTCTGGCACCAAGATGGATCTGATCGAGAGGCTGAGGAACTACCAGGAGCAGAACGGTTTAGATCGAGCTGGTGTTACTGCTACTGTAACCCCTAAACCCAGCCAACCAACCCCACCGCACGCCTCAACCCAACCTGCTGGCTCCATCAGCCCTGCCCCCCCCCAGGCCGGAACTAATCCGCACACCCACCATTCAGGAGAGGCAACAGGGAAAATACCCGCTTTCTCATTGGCTCAGAGTGCCGCTCCGGCCTGTATTTTGAGGTTTGGCAGTACGAGCTCCTCCCCTCCAGTCTCCCCCACCCCGTCAGAACGGTCTCTGGCGGTGATGAGCCCTGACGAGACCAGCTGTAATGGAGACGTGTTCGGGGAGATGGTGAGCTCTCCCCTGACCCAGCTCAGCCTGCACCCCTCTCCACAGCACCACTCCCCAGCCTCCATCAAAGAGGAGAACCAGGGTCACTTATCCACCTGCAGCCTCTCCCAGTCCCGTCATTCTCCCACCGAGCTTCAGCCTGCCGCCCCACCTCAGGAGCTCCTAGCCGGGGCAACCATGGAGGCCTCCCCCTTGGACAAGGACCAGATGCTTCAGGAGAAGGACAAGCAGATTGAGGAGCTGACACGCATGCTGAGGCAGAAACAGAGGCTGGTGGAGAACCTGCGCTCCCAATTGGAGCAGGGGAAACAGACTGGagcagtgagagagatggagggagtacaGGGAGTGGTGGTGAACGGTTATGCCCAGGAGGCCCAAACCACCCCCATCAAAGCCTCtaccatcctccatctctctctcaccaacacaGACATGGTGAGGGTCAAGAAGGAGGTAGACACAGAAgaaaggatggagggagtggacGAGGCTCAGCCGACACAGTGCTCTCAGCAGACCCTGCTCAAACTGCAGCAGATCCCCCGGATACAGGTTGAACAACAGACACAACAAATACTACAGACACAACAACTGAAACAACAGCAGGCACAACAACCACAGATACAACTACTACAGACacactcacaacaacaacaacaacaacagacacaacagcatTCCAAACAGCTCCAGCAACAACAGACACAGCAGATGCAGCAGCAGACAACTTCGGCTCAGTTGTTATTCCAGCAACAGCTGATCATCCAGCAGAAACAGCTCCAGCTGCAGGCCAAACAGCTGCAGGACAAACAGCTGCAGGCCAAACAGCTGCAGGCCAAACAGCTGCAGGACAAACAGCTGCAGGACAAACAGCTGCAGGACAAACAGCTGCAGGCCAAACAGCTGCAGGACAAACAGCTGCAGGACAAACAGCTGCAAGTACTGCAGAGGAAGCAGCAGAGACAGTACCAGAGACAGCAGCAGAACAAACAACCGAGTCAgacagtcaccccacaacag GTCACTCCAGTCTTCATCAGCCAACATAATGGCACCCAGGTCCCCGCCCAGACCTTCTCATTGGACCTCCTCAAATCGGGCACCACGCCCACCCTGGTCACCGACGGCAATGGCAACCACTACCTGATAGCACTGACCAATAACAGTGCAGAGGGCCAAAACGGCGTGACCTCATTGGGAAAAAACAGTGGATCGCAACGCATCACACTGCAG AAGGCAGGTCTACATCTGGAAACAAATGGCATAACCAATGGGGTGCCAGAGCCCACTCAATCTGTCTCCGCCCCGCCCAATCTCCATCCTTTCTTTGGCGAGGTGTCCAACTTGTCTGAAAGCCAAagcacccctcccccctccctcaag GAGAACGGGCTGAGCAGTCAACAGATGGACGATCTGTTTGACATCCTCTTGAAGAGTGGTG AAATCTCTGGATTCCGAGCCAACCCAGACCCTTCCCTGGCCCAAAACCACtccaacccccccacccctccctcgtCCCCTCTCCACATCTCGCCGTCCACCACCCCCCCGGAGCCCTCCCTGCCCACTGTGCCTTCCCAGCAGCCCTCGCCATCACCCTGCACAGGAAGTGGTCGCCTGGAGGACTTCCTAGAGAGCACCACGGGCACGCCCCTCCTGGGGGTGGAGCCTGATGGCGGTCTGACTTTGATTGATGACCTCCACAGCCAAATGCTGAGCACCCCCAGCATCCTGGACCATCCCCCCTCCCCGGTGGACATGGACACTAGCGACCTGGGCTTCTCCACCCACCCGGCAGGGCTTGACTTCGGCGACCCAGCCCTGGACAGCATGGACTGGCTGGACATCTCTATGGGTGGTGGAGGTGGGAGGACGAGTCTCGCCCCTCTGGGCCCCCACTCGCCCCCCAGTGTGTTCTCAGCGGACTTCCTGGACAGCTCGGACCTCACTCTGCACTGGGACTCCTGTTTGTAG